The following are encoded in a window of Podospora pseudoanserina strain CBS 124.78 chromosome 6, whole genome shotgun sequence genomic DNA:
- the YME2 gene encoding mitochondrial escape protein 2 (BUSCO:EOG092613R2; COG:A; EggNog:ENOG503NUES): MAMRGRRLPAFAATHTARQRLLPALGQHTKLARRWQSTVGTGKTGHIEAKADESILFVDNLFPLKLSSLLLWRPWKAQNDVPELLKKFDKTSLGVFDPVSLVKRAIPDSLSVNITEVIPRTKEGGAYVKFTHPGDTSASEIQAKLSQALEQNPIKPWFSPFRGISTGLVLGRPWLEDLYRLPKSRLRVEFVPAKDSEQPDELSQEALYSVFRRYGWIADITSQPPDSKVLPKFAYVDFVLVKDAIMARNCLHGFVLQEEGSKAATKLRLSYEQRVKPHNIWKWISSHPRIVIPILAAFLATFTVIVFDPIREFFVKHHVQRSLEFTNSKLYKWLKRQTSDILSLGKKHGSDAGLNALFNHRKDLIDSIKSSLLESVDTFVVIQGPRGSGGKELVMDQVLEGRKDVLVLDCKPVMEARGEAGTIRKLAFQVGYRPVFSWANNLSSLVDLAIQSTTGVKAGFSENLEAQVVKILQTTASALKEVSLAGRKKEDQDANLSDDAYLEAHPERRAVVVIDNFLHKSEEKGIIYDKVSDWAAALVQSNVAHVIFLTTDTSYSKPLSRALPDRVFHQVTLGDLSPQVAKQFVVSQLEANARSDEKAKEDEKGGDGSPLKTDSQGRQDLQELDECIEALGGRLTDLQVLARRLKVGQSPKKAVSDIIEQSASEILRMFLLTGNKTAGEGVDKERKWSVEQAWYLIKEIAKNDSLRYNEVLLANTFASSTTSSATNPEAALEALANAELITVKSHHGRPATIRAGKPVYQAAFAKLLEDKVVKSRMDLALLTELSKIEAKNIDKAEQELTVLAGLPNAPAQASDRVNYLLGKLQASQRKIEGFDKEMGALKKVLAEEA, encoded by the exons ATGGCCATGCGCGGCCGAAGGTTGCCTGCTTTTGCAGCAACCCACACCGCCAGGCAACGCCTTCTCCCCGCTCTAGGACAACATACAAAACTTGCCCGAAGATGGCAGAGCACGGTTGGCACAGGCAAGACCGGCCATATCGAAGCCAAAGCAGATGAGTCAATATTATTTGTCGACA ACCTATTTCCACTGAAACTAAGCTCATTACTACTCTGGAGGCCATGGAAGGCTCAAAACGATGTCCCGGAGTTGCTCAAGAAATTTGACAAGACTTCCTTGGGCGTGTTCGATCCTGTCAGTCTGGTGAAGCGGGCAATTCCAGACTCCCTTTCTGTAAACATCACTGAAGTCATCCCCAGAACAAAAGAAGGGGGCGCCTATGTCAAGTTCACCCATCCCGGTGATACATCCGCCTCGGAAATTCAGGCAAAACTCTCACAAGCGCTGGAACAGAATCCCATCAAGCCATGGTTTAGTCCCTTTCGAGGTATCTCAACAGGTCTTGTTCTAGGCCGACCGTGGCTGGAGGATCTTTATAGACTTCCCAAAAGCCGTTTGCGTGTTGAGTTCGTGCCGGCAAAAGACTCTGAACAGCCTGATGAGCTTTCCCAGGAGGCACTATACAGTGTCTTTCGTCGGTACGGATGGATTGCCGACATCACCTCGCAACCGCCCGATTCGAAAGTTCTACCCAAATTCGCCTACGTAGACTTTGTGCTTGTCAAGGATGCCATCATGGCGCGAAACTGTCTGCACGGCTTTGTTCTGCAGGAAGAGGGAAGCAAAGCTGCCACAAAGCTGAGGCTGTCATACGAACAGCGAGTCAAACCACATAACATCTGGAAATGGATCAGCAGTCATCCACGCATCGTTATCCCCATCCTTGCCGCCTTTCTCGCCACCTTTACTGTCATCGTGTTTGATCCTATTCGCGAGTTCTTTGTCAAG CACCATGTTCAGCGATCTCTTGAGTTTACCAATAGTAAGCTCTACAAGTGGCTTAAACGGCAGACATCGGACATCCTCTCCCTTGGTAAGAAGCACGGTAGCGATGCTGGCCTGAATGCTTTGTTCAACCACCGAAAAGACCTGATTGATTCAATCAAGAGCAGCCTCCTTGAATCGGTCGACACATTTGTTGTCATTCAGGGTCCCCGGGGATCAGGAGGCAAAGAGTTAGTTATGGATCAAGTGCTCGAAGGACGTAAGGACGTCTTAGTGTTGGATTGCAAGCCAGTGATGGAGGCCAGGGGCGAGGCTGGCACCATCAGAAAGCTCGCTTTTCAGGTTGGATACCGCCCAGTATTCTCGTGGGCGAACAATCTCAGCAGCCTGGTCGACCTTGCTATCCAAAGCACCACTGGAGTCAAGGCTGGGTTCTCTGAGAACCTCGAAGCCCAAGTAGTCAAAATTCTTCAAACAACCGCATCGGCCCTCAAAGAAGTCTCACTCGctggaagaaaaaaggaagacCAGGATGCCAACCTTTCGGACGACGCCTATCTTGAGGCCCATCCGGAGCGGCGTGCGGTTGTGGTCATTGACAACTTCCTCCAcaagagcgaggagaagggcaTCATATATGACAAGGTATCTGACTGGGCGGCAGCCTTGGTCCAGTCCAATGTGGCTcacgtcatcttcctcaccactgACACCTCCTACTCGAAACCTCTGTCCCGGGCTCTTCCTGATCGTGTCTTTCACCAAGTTACCCTGGGGGATCTCTCGCCCCAGGTAGCCAAACAGTTTGTCGTTTCTCAGCTCGAGGCAAATGCGCGCTCTGAtgagaaggcgaaggaggacgaaaaggggggagaCGGCTCACCGCTGAAAACCGATAGCCAAGGACGTCAGGATCTTCAGGAATTGGATGAGTGCATTGAAGCCCTCGGCGGCCGCCTCACAGACCTCCAGGTCCTTGCTCGCAGACTCAAAGTCGGTCAGAGCCCCAAGAAGGCTGTCTCTGACATCATTGAGCAGAGTGCTTCCGAGATTCTCCGCATGTTCCTGTTGACTGGCAACAAGACTGCTGGCGAAGGCGTCGACAAGGAGAGGAAATGGTCTGTTGAGCAAGCGTGGTACCTCATCAAGGAGATCGCCAAGAACGACTCTCTCCGCTACAACGAGGTCCTGCTCGCCAACACGTTTGCCTCTTCTACGACCTCCAGCGCTACCAACCCCGAAGCTGCTCTAGAGGCGCTGGCCAATGCGGAGTTGATCACTGTGAAATCCCACCACGGGCGGCCAGCCACCATCCGCGCGGGCAAACCCGTCTACCAAGCCGCTTTTGCAAAGCTTCTCGAAGATAAGGTCGTGAAATCGAGGATGGATTTGGCGCTGCTGACTGAACTGTCCAAAATTGAGGCCAAGAACATTGACAAGGCAGAGCAAGAATTGACTGTGCTTGCAGGCCTTCCCAACGCACCAGCGCAGGCCTCAGATAGAGTGAATTACTTGCTAGGCAAGTTACAGGCTAGCCAGAGAAAGATCGAAGGGTTTGACAAGGAGATGGGAGCACTGAAGAAGGTCTTGGCTGAGGAGGCATAA
- a CDS encoding hypothetical protein (EggNog:ENOG503P5RH; COG:S; BUSCO:EOG092656IY) — protein sequence MPRSKMRWASDWQLSKKACPLAIPSLALHESSSPALHCIHLQDLQQETIMGWFWTSPSPSPKASEASHHSATQQPQPPASERKPSTDEEVSKFLREIQAAANPSSSHAASPPSSTDSDAAKSSWVPSWLSAPAPETPPPPPKDKRSEASIAMSEALLPTTMSCQDAFDYAWHCHTPGSQVNSVYRYGGVRQCTELWDDFWFCMRTKSWDPKLRAEAIKDHFRKKEAAKYGRGQPSSEDIWESRDKMAEPGTTFNKSFDPPIKDDAAFEREDQETRRKIREFYERKT from the exons ATGCCCCGCAGCAAGATGCGCTGGGCTTCTGATTGGCAGCTTTCCAAAAAGGCTTGTCCGCTTGCCATCCCGTCTTTGGC GTTGCACGAGTCTTCATCTCCTGCACTACACTGCATCCATCTTCAGGACCTTCAACAAGAGACTATCATGGGTTGGTTCTGGACCTCGCCgtccccctcaccaaagGCTTCCGAAGCCTCTCACCACTCTGCAACTcagcaaccacaacctccagcCAGCGAAAGGAAGCCATCAACAGATGAGGAGGTCTCCAAGTTTCTCCGCGAAATCCAAGCGGCAGCCaacccttcttcctctcacGCCGCTTCCCCTCCGTCTTCAACAGATTCAGACGCCGCCAAATCATCGTGGGTACCCAGTTGGCTTTCAGCGCCAGCGCCTgagacccctcccccaccgcccaaaGACAAGCGCTCCGAAGCCTCTATCGCCATGTCCGAGGCTCTTCTTCCAACAACCATGTCGTGTCAGGATGCTTTTGACTATGCCTGGCATTGCCATACCCCCGGCTCTCAGGTCAACTCTGTTTACCGGTACGGTGGTGTAAGACAGTGTACCGAGCTCTGGGACGACTTTTGGTTTTGCATGCGCACCAAGTCTTGGGATCCAAAGCTTCGCGCTGAAGCCATCAAAGATCATTTCCGGAAGAAGGAGGCAGCCAAGTATGGTCGAGGCCAACCAAGCTCCGAGGACATCTGGGAAAGCAGAGATAAGATGGCAGAGCCGGGAACAACGTTCAACAAATCCTTCGACCCCCCCATCAAAGACGATGCTGCCTTTGAAAGAGAGGATCAGGAGACTCGGAGGAAGATTCGCGAGTTTTACGAGAGGAAAACTTGA
- a CDS encoding hypothetical protein (COG:S; EggNog:ENOG503P01Q), with translation MESRPSLVAFLQRYQDLATYQDSHINLIKDLLVYAESIESTLRAENTELAQRVHERNLDYEDATRSRRELQQRIHALETQLETSILANEQIKNSNSYVVVLIDGDGLIFKSELIQQGLAGGKKAAYALRSAILGQCGPHGNEIGVLAQVYLNLAGLSKAMRRDGCLENESNLKDFTLGFTQAKATFDFVDVGHGKERADNKIKEMTKWHLRNHNCKQVILGISHDAGYAPFLDELFQEDSVQHQITILEGVPVVRELRAIGANILNLNSILFRSEKLVDRVSESASSESFGSPFTPVPATPVVEHNKPATPTIEMKPVVPAVPAISAVPAFPVTVPTPPVVRATATTSNSVASIDSIGSSEPQTPSSASAASTSTPAATTYAKAIKSATPPPPPPVIKLPAHTKAALQQQPSSRASHKTPNKPKPVPWNPGPRGLDPPLQVSQSALDNLKKRKDSNKLCNNHYLRGPCSKGDSCNFEHNYKPTKEELVAIAFLTRLNPCSGGQECDVDDCIYGHHCPSVINGACTHPYCKFTKEDHPPGTKIKAHHKGSHDR, from the exons ATGGAGTCAAGACCGAGCCTCGTCGCCTTCCTCCAACGGTATCAGGATCTCGCCACTTACCAAGACTCGCACATCAATTTGATCAAG GATCTCTTGGTCTATGCCGAGTCGATAGAGTCAACCCTCCGAGCTGAAAATACGGAACTGGCCCAGAGAGTGCATGAACGAAACTTGGACTACGAAGATGCTACTCGATCCAGGCGTGAACTACAGCAACGCATTCACGCCCTCGAAACGCAACTTGAAACgtccatcttggccaacGAACAAATAAAAAATTCCAACTCCTATGTCGTCGTATTGATAGACGGGGACGGGCTCATTTTCAAATCGGAGCTGATCCAACAGGGTCTTGCTGGGGGCAAAAAGGCTGCTTACGCCTTGAGATCAGCAATTTTGGGCCAATGTGGCCCTCACGGCAATGAAATTGGAGTTCTCGCACAGGTCTACCTCAATCTCGCCGGCCTTAGCAAGGCGATGCGCCGAGATGGCTGTCTGGAGAATGAGAGCAACCTCAAAGATTTCACGCTCGGCTTCACACAGGCCAAGGCCACTTTTGACTTTGTCGATGTCGGCCACGGCAAAGAAAGAGCCGATaacaagatcaaggaaaTGACAAAATGGCATCTCAGGAACCACAACTGCAAGCAAGTTATACTGGGCATATCACACGATGCAGGGTATGCCCCGTTTCTCGACGAGTTGTTCCAAGAGGATAGTGTTCAGCACCAGATCACCATCTTGGAAGGCGTACCTG TGGTGCGTGAGCTGAGGGCCATCGGCGCAAATATACTGAATTTGAACAGCATCCTGTTTCGGTCTGAAAAGCTTGTTGATAGGGTGTCAGAGTCGGCTAGCTCTGAGTCGTTCGGCTCACCTTTCACGCCTGTTCCTGCCACCCCGGTTGTTGAACACAACAAGCCTGCCACACCAACTATCGAGATGAAACCGGTCGTGCCGGCTGTCCCCGCCATCTCTGCTGTCCCCGCCTTCCCCGTTACTGTACCGACGCCTCCTGTCGTCAGGGCCACAGCCACGACCAGTAACAGTGTCGCAAGTATCGATAGTATAGGCAGCTCCGAGCCACAGACACCATCTTCGGCATCGGCGGCTTCAACGTCAACTCCGGCAGCCACAACTTATGCTAAAGCCATCAAGAGtgccacccctccaccgcctccaccggTGATCAAATTGCCTGCCCATACCAAGGCAGctttgcagcagcagccgtctTCCCGGGCCTCTCACAAAACCCCAAACAAGCCAAAGCCAGTTCCTTGGAACCCAG GACCTCGCGGTCTTGATCCCCCTCTTCAGGTCTCGCAGTCTGCGCTGGACAAcctcaagaagaggaaagacAGCAACAAGCTGTGCAACAATCATTACCTCCGCGGCCCCTGTTCCAAGGGCGATTCATGCAACTTCGAACACAATTACAAGCCCACCAAAGAGGAGTTGGTGGCCATTGCGTTCCTGACAAGGCTGAACCCGTGCTCCGGGGGCCAAGAGTGCGATGTGGACGATTGCATCTATGGCCATCACTGCCCAAGCGTTATCAACGGCGCCTGCACACATCCTTATTGCAAGTTTACCAAGGAGGATCACCCCCCTGGAACGAAGATTAAGGCTCATCACAAGGGGAGCCACGATCGCTAG